A part of Gramella sp. MAR_2010_147 genomic DNA contains:
- a CDS encoding glycosyltransferase family 2 protein, with protein sequence MKSNGLVSVIMPAYNSEAFITESIRSVIFQTYENWELLIIDDASTDATREIIKKFSSEDTRIHLLKNPVNSGTHISRNKGIKAASGDFIAFLDADDQWKPEKLTKQLNVLSKPNVAACFSSYELINEEGEHLNKQIQALPILHYNKLLKANYVGNLTGIYNVNILGKIYCPEISKRQDWALWLKVIEDGGPIEGIQESLALYRQRKNSISNNKFEMLRYNFKVYYDILKFGFLESIWRMLIFLNEQFFVKSKQVKTISKEK encoded by the coding sequence ATGAAAAGTAATGGACTGGTTTCAGTAATTATGCCTGCATATAACTCTGAGGCATTTATTACTGAATCTATTCGGTCTGTAATTTTTCAAACCTATGAAAACTGGGAACTTCTGATTATTGACGATGCTTCTACAGATGCCACCCGAGAGATTATAAAAAAATTTTCTTCTGAAGATACACGTATACATCTCCTAAAGAACCCTGTTAATTCTGGCACTCATATAAGCCGTAACAAAGGTATTAAAGCTGCTTCAGGAGATTTTATTGCATTTCTTGATGCAGATGACCAGTGGAAGCCTGAAAAGCTTACAAAACAGCTAAATGTACTTTCAAAGCCAAATGTGGCAGCCTGCTTTTCCAGTTATGAGCTAATTAATGAAGAAGGAGAGCATCTTAACAAGCAAATCCAGGCCTTACCGATATTACATTATAACAAGTTACTAAAAGCAAATTACGTAGGAAATCTAACCGGGATCTATAATGTAAATATCCTTGGTAAGATCTACTGTCCTGAAATTTCAAAGCGTCAGGATTGGGCTTTATGGCTTAAAGTAATTGAAGACGGTGGTCCCATTGAAGGGATACAGGAATCGCTGGCCTTATATAGGCAGAGAAAGAATTCTATTTCAAACAACAAATTTGAGATGCTCCGGTATAATTTTAAGGTTTACTATGACATCTTAAAATTTGGATTTTTAGAGAGTATCTGGCGTATGCTTATTTTCTTAAATGAGCAGTTCTTTGTAAAATCAAAACAGGTAAAAACTATTTCAAAAGAGAAGTAA
- a CDS encoding phenylacetate--CoA ligase family protein, with protein MDWFKLSLQLNKFPIKRAQKTLEEIQHIPEKDYATYQKKRKNTIIDYHIQHNDFYREFFKWEGFDNWKNVPIMKKSDLQQPLKERLSTTYNTRTAYIGKTSGSSGHPFIFAKNRFAHALSWAGFQDRYRWYHIDLNKSLQARFYGIPLDFYGNVQERLKDRISLRRRFNIFDLSEKKMEIFLERFKKSDFNYLNGYTSAIVLFARFLKDKELVLKELCPSLNICIVTSERLFEKDKQLIESALGVPVINEYGASEVGLIAFENSNNQWIVNSEDLYVEILDENDQILPYGEEGRVVITSLYNKAHPMIRYDIGDIGCLSVNSTLKKPILEKLIGRTNDIAHLPDGKIVPGLTFYYVTKTIIEDNGHIKEFVITQTKIDEFRIEYVSGKEFSQVQRGKILEAIGIYVGENLKISFERKDILKRSRSGKLKQFTSLLK; from the coding sequence TTGGATTGGTTTAAACTTTCGTTACAGCTTAATAAATTCCCGATTAAAAGGGCACAAAAAACTCTGGAAGAAATTCAACATATTCCTGAAAAGGACTATGCTACGTACCAGAAAAAACGAAAAAATACGATTATAGATTATCACATTCAGCACAATGATTTCTACCGGGAATTCTTTAAATGGGAGGGTTTTGACAATTGGAAGAATGTACCGATCATGAAAAAATCTGATCTGCAACAACCCTTAAAAGAACGACTAAGCACTACATATAACACGAGAACGGCCTATATTGGTAAAACCTCAGGTAGTAGCGGGCATCCTTTTATATTCGCTAAAAACAGGTTTGCCCATGCTTTGAGCTGGGCGGGATTTCAGGATCGTTATCGCTGGTATCACATAGACCTCAACAAATCGTTACAAGCCAGGTTTTATGGCATTCCGCTGGATTTCTACGGAAATGTTCAGGAAAGATTAAAGGATAGAATTAGCCTTAGAAGAAGGTTCAATATTTTTGACCTCAGCGAGAAGAAGATGGAAATCTTCCTGGAACGATTTAAAAAATCTGATTTTAATTATCTGAATGGTTATACCAGTGCCATTGTACTTTTCGCTCGTTTTTTAAAGGATAAGGAGTTGGTTCTAAAAGAGCTTTGTCCCAGCCTGAATATTTGTATTGTTACTTCTGAGAGGCTCTTTGAAAAAGATAAACAGCTTATTGAAAGTGCCCTGGGCGTACCGGTGATCAATGAATATGGTGCCAGTGAAGTTGGTTTGATCGCTTTTGAAAATTCTAACAATCAATGGATCGTTAATTCAGAAGATCTTTATGTGGAGATTCTTGATGAGAATGATCAAATTTTACCCTATGGAGAAGAGGGCCGTGTGGTGATCACATCCCTTTATAATAAGGCACATCCCATGATTCGCTATGATATTGGTGATATTGGATGCCTCTCTGTAAATAGCACATTAAAAAAACCTATTCTCGAAAAACTTATTGGAAGAACCAATGATATTGCCCATTTACCAGATGGCAAGATCGTCCCGGGACTTACATTTTATTATGTTACCAAGACAATTATTGAAGATAATGGGCACATCAAAGAATTTGTGATCACCCAAACCAAAATAGATGAATTTAGGATAGAATATGTTAGTGGCAAAGAATTTTCACAGGTGCAGCGTGGTAAAATACTGGAGGCTATTGGAATCTATGTTGGAGAAAATTTAAAAATTTCTTTTGAAAGAAAGGATATTCTAAAACGCAGCAGAAGCGGTAAATTGAAACAATTTACTTCTCTTTTGAAATAG
- the purD gene encoding phosphoribosylamine--glycine ligase — MNILILGSGGREHAFAYQIVQSSKCSKLYVAPGNAGTAEIAENLSLNPIDFAAVANTALDKEIEMIVVGPEDPLVKGIVDYFANDERLKNIQIIGPSSRGALLEGSKERAKEFMAMHGIPTAAYESFSFESLDAGKNFLETLKPPYVLKADGLAAGKGVLIIEDLKEAKKELENMLSGKFGAASKKVVIEEFLDGIELSVFVLTDGKNYKILPTAKDYKRIGEADTGLNTGGMGAVSPVPFADETLMSKIEERIVKPTVNGLMREEIDYKGFVFIGLIMVNKEPYVIEYNVRMGDPETEVVLPRIKSDLVELLEKTWNVTLDKAQLEIDPRSATTVMMVSGGYPESYEKGKVISGIKEIEDSIVFHAGTKQEGNDIVTSGGRVIALTSFGEDYKMALKKSYQSAEKLQFDKMYFRKDIGFDLS; from the coding sequence ATGAATATTCTTATCCTTGGCTCCGGTGGGAGAGAGCATGCCTTTGCATATCAAATTGTGCAAAGTAGCAAATGCAGTAAGCTGTATGTTGCACCCGGGAATGCTGGAACTGCTGAGATTGCAGAGAACCTGTCGCTTAATCCTATAGATTTTGCAGCAGTTGCCAATACTGCCCTGGATAAAGAAATAGAAATGATCGTGGTAGGGCCTGAAGATCCTCTGGTAAAAGGAATCGTAGATTATTTTGCCAATGATGAAAGGCTTAAAAATATTCAGATTATTGGTCCTTCCAGTCGCGGTGCACTTTTGGAAGGAAGCAAAGAGCGCGCTAAAGAGTTTATGGCCATGCATGGAATTCCTACTGCTGCTTATGAAAGTTTCAGCTTTGAAAGCCTGGATGCTGGGAAAAATTTTCTGGAAACACTGAAACCTCCTTATGTATTAAAGGCTGATGGCCTTGCTGCCGGGAAAGGAGTTTTAATTATTGAAGACCTGAAGGAGGCTAAGAAAGAACTTGAAAATATGCTTTCAGGTAAATTTGGTGCCGCAAGTAAAAAGGTTGTTATAGAAGAATTTTTAGATGGAATCGAATTAAGCGTTTTTGTCTTAACTGATGGGAAGAACTATAAAATTTTACCAACTGCCAAGGACTATAAAAGAATTGGTGAAGCTGATACCGGTTTGAATACCGGTGGAATGGGAGCTGTCTCCCCGGTTCCTTTTGCAGATGAAACGCTAATGAGTAAAATTGAAGAGCGTATTGTTAAACCCACGGTTAATGGATTAATGAGAGAGGAGATCGATTATAAGGGCTTTGTTTTTATCGGTCTTATCATGGTAAATAAGGAGCCTTACGTGATAGAATACAATGTGAGAATGGGCGATCCAGAAACGGAGGTGGTGCTACCAAGAATAAAATCAGATTTGGTTGAATTACTGGAGAAGACCTGGAATGTAACTCTGGATAAAGCTCAATTGGAAATAGATCCAAGATCGGCAACAACGGTAATGATGGTTTCTGGCGGTTATCCCGAGTCTTATGAAAAAGGGAAAGTGATTTCAGGAATAAAAGAAATTGAAGATTCTATCGTTTTTCATGCAGGAACTAAACAGGAAGGTAATGATATAGTAACGAGTGGCGGTAGGGTAATAGCCTTAACGTCCTTTGGAGAAGATTACAAAATGGCACTAAAAAAATCTTACCAAAGTGCAGAAAAACTACAATTTGATAAGATGTATTTTAGAAAGGATATAGGTTTTGATTTATCCTAA
- a CDS encoding uracil phosphoribosyltransferase yields the protein MKDLFEGIAALVEFTLLDPLDALRSLELDSWFLANILNWVFMIVGFLAFLYWMKQLKTFNDNNEENRESTSHSFLG from the coding sequence ATGAAAGATTTATTTGAAGGAATAGCAGCACTTGTTGAATTTACCCTTCTAGACCCTCTCGATGCGTTGAGATCGCTTGAGTTAGATTCCTGGTTTCTTGCTAATATCCTTAACTGGGTTTTCATGATCGTTGGTTTTCTTGCTTTTCTATACTGGATGAAGCAACTTAAAACCTTCAACGATAATAATGAAGAGAACAGAGAATCTACATCTCACTCTTTCTTAGGATAA
- a CDS encoding DUF6427 family protein, whose amino-acid sequence MLTSFFSKSKPINLSMVIVLLCIFYIGANFTNWENGFGWLELIEKLGGLLLLILSLLVLNFIAKKNELTKRSAYKTLLFALFCISFSSLLRNEPAIISNLCVLFAMRRIISLRSHKFVQKKIFDATFWISIATLYHFWSALFFLIVFFAILNFASNFKNWLVPFVAFMAVFSLTICFHLIAYDQFYTFSDWFQASNFDFTRYGDLELLIPLSIILGLLIWTLFQYFSSIQKASITRRPVLTMIIFSLLVAAAVSLFSPTKNGSELIFFFVPLSIISSNYFDSKKDKILKEIILITLLVMPFVVAFFV is encoded by the coding sequence ATGCTAACAAGCTTTTTTAGTAAATCAAAACCCATAAACCTCTCTATGGTCATTGTGTTGCTCTGTATTTTTTATATTGGAGCTAATTTTACTAACTGGGAAAATGGCTTCGGCTGGCTGGAGCTTATTGAAAAACTGGGCGGGTTGTTATTACTAATCCTCAGTTTACTGGTTCTTAATTTTATTGCTAAGAAAAATGAACTTACAAAGCGAAGCGCCTATAAAACATTGCTTTTTGCTTTATTCTGTATCTCTTTCAGCAGTCTTTTAAGAAATGAACCAGCAATAATTTCCAATTTATGTGTGTTGTTCGCAATGAGAAGAATTATAAGTCTCAGGTCTCATAAATTTGTTCAGAAAAAGATTTTTGATGCAACATTCTGGATTAGTATAGCTACACTTTATCATTTTTGGTCTGCTTTGTTTTTTCTTATCGTATTCTTTGCAATCCTGAATTTTGCATCAAATTTTAAGAACTGGCTCGTGCCATTTGTAGCTTTTATGGCGGTATTTTCCCTTACCATTTGTTTTCATTTAATTGCATATGATCAATTCTACACGTTTTCAGACTGGTTCCAGGCCAGCAATTTTGATTTCACTAGATACGGAGATCTCGAATTATTAATTCCACTAAGCATTATTCTGGGATTGCTCATCTGGACACTTTTTCAGTATTTTTCTTCCATTCAAAAAGCCAGTATCACCAGGAGACCGGTATTAACCATGATAATATTCAGTTTATTGGTTGCTGCTGCGGTTAGCTTATTTTCTCCTACAAAAAATGGAAGTGAACTTATTTTCTTTTTTGTGCCTTTGAGTATTATATCTTCAAACTATTTTGACAGTAAAAAAGATAAAATATTAAAGGAGATTATTCTCATAACTTTACTTGTTATGCCTTTTGTAGTGGCATTTTTCGTGTAG
- a CDS encoding DUF4254 domain-containing protein: MFSDKANKIFKEVIEKYHEKDHVDQEFKNPYDPEKDLLEHLLYRKCWIDTVQWHYEDIIRDQSIDPVAALTLKRQIDASNQDRTDTVEYIDSYFLKKYRDVEPNTDATINSESPAWAIDRLSILALKIYHMADEANRKDASQEHQMKCKAKLDVLLEQRVDLSTAINQLLEAISKGEKYMKVYKQMKMYNDEELNPVLRGNK, encoded by the coding sequence ATGTTTTCAGATAAAGCCAATAAGATTTTTAAAGAAGTAATTGAAAAATATCACGAAAAAGATCATGTAGATCAGGAGTTTAAAAACCCTTATGATCCAGAAAAAGATCTTTTGGAGCACCTGCTTTATAGAAAATGCTGGATAGATACGGTTCAATGGCATTACGAGGATATTATTCGTGATCAAAGTATAGATCCTGTTGCGGCGCTTACACTTAAAAGGCAGATAGATGCCTCTAACCAGGATAGAACAGATACGGTTGAATATATAGACAGCTACTTCCTTAAAAAATACAGGGATGTTGAGCCAAATACAGATGCGACGATCAATTCTGAAAGTCCCGCATGGGCGATAGATCGTCTCTCAATTCTTGCACTTAAGATCTATCATATGGCTGATGAGGCAAATAGAAAAGATGCTTCTCAGGAACATCAAATGAAATGCAAGGCGAAACTGGATGTATTACTGGAGCAAAGAGTAGATCTTTCAACAGCGATCAACCAGTTACTGGAAGCGATCTCGAAGGGTGAAAAATATATGAAGGTTTATAAGCAGATGAAGATGTATAACGATGAGGAGCTAAACCCGGTACTTAGAGGTAATAAATAG
- a CDS encoding glycosyltransferase family 9 protein — MSDPERHSANNSGKAQHILVIRFSAMGDVAMTVPVISVLVNKYPELHITVLTKQFFRPLFSHIPNVTIYEADLKGVHSGVLGLGTLATELRDEEIDAVADLHDVLRTNVLRSLFYFYGIKFKQIDKGRAEKKAITRENNKVLKQLKSTHQRYADVFKELGFPVDISEYTPPPKRKLLSKVYEIIGKQSQKWLGIAPFAQHESKCYPEDLMEKVIEGLSSRRDIKIILFGGGKSEREKLANWEQKYNNTVSVVGKLRFTEELSLISNLDVMLSMDSGNAHLAAIYGIPVISLWGITHPYTGFKALNQPIENCILPDLELYPKIPTSVYGDHVPEGYEEVMRSIPPGKVIQKILENL, encoded by the coding sequence ATGAGTGACCCGGAACGTCATTCGGCTAATAATAGCGGGAAAGCGCAGCATATTTTAGTGATACGTTTTTCAGCCATGGGAGACGTTGCTATGACTGTTCCTGTGATTAGTGTTCTGGTAAATAAATATCCGGAATTACATATTACAGTACTTACTAAGCAATTTTTCAGACCATTATTTAGTCATATACCAAACGTTACAATTTACGAAGCCGATCTCAAAGGCGTGCATAGTGGGGTCCTTGGTCTGGGAACTTTGGCCACTGAACTTCGTGATGAGGAGATCGATGCCGTGGCAGATCTTCATGACGTATTGCGTACCAATGTTCTTAGGTCTTTGTTTTATTTCTACGGAATTAAATTCAAACAGATTGATAAGGGACGTGCTGAAAAGAAAGCAATAACCCGTGAAAATAATAAAGTATTAAAACAGCTAAAATCTACGCACCAGCGATATGCTGATGTTTTTAAAGAATTAGGTTTTCCGGTAGACATTTCGGAATATACGCCTCCCCCAAAAAGGAAATTGCTTTCAAAAGTTTATGAAATCATTGGTAAGCAGTCTCAAAAATGGCTGGGAATTGCCCCATTTGCACAGCATGAATCTAAATGCTATCCTGAGGATCTTATGGAAAAAGTAATTGAAGGTCTTTCTTCTAGAAGAGATATAAAAATTATTCTCTTTGGTGGGGGAAAATCTGAAAGAGAAAAACTGGCGAACTGGGAGCAGAAATATAACAATACCGTTAGCGTGGTAGGCAAACTTAGGTTTACTGAAGAATTAAGCCTTATCTCCAATCTTGATGTAATGCTTTCTATGGATAGTGGAAATGCGCATCTGGCTGCTATCTATGGGATTCCTGTAATTAGTCTTTGGGGAATAACGCACCCTTATACGGGCTTTAAAGCGCTGAACCAGCCAATAGAAAACTGTATTTTACCAGATCTGGAACTATACCCTAAAATACCAACATCTGTGTATGGAGATCATGTTCCGGAGGGCTACGAAGAGGTAATGCGCAGCATTCCTCCGGGAAAAGTTATTCAGAAAATTTTAGAAAATCTTTAA
- a CDS encoding ferredoxin--NADP reductase, which yields MSQFYPLKIKEIIRETSQAVSLSFEIPEKLKEEFTFSAGQYITIKTQIDGDELRRAYSLCSAPNSGEFKVTVKEVEGGKFSVIANNKLSAGDVLDVHPPEGKFIFKPGEKANNYAAFAAGSGITPVLSIIKTVLRDEPHSRFVLTYGNKSVDDTIFFKELLKLQAEFPHRLFVEFVYSRTREENSHFGRIETSTVNYVVKNKFKDHPFNRFYLCGPEEMINHVSEVLKTNGVNEDQILFELFTTTAEEKEIVGDTDGQTAVTITVDDEEFTFAMERTAVVLDVALENDIDVPYSCQGGICSSCMARITEGKAEMSKNQILTEDEINEGFILTCQAHPTTPTLKVDFDDV from the coding sequence ATGAGTCAGTTCTATCCGCTAAAAATAAAGGAAATAATTCGCGAAACATCACAAGCGGTGAGTTTATCTTTTGAGATCCCGGAAAAACTAAAAGAGGAGTTTACTTTCTCTGCGGGACAATATATTACTATTAAAACCCAAATTGACGGCGACGAATTAAGAAGAGCTTATTCTTTATGCTCTGCACCAAATTCAGGTGAATTTAAGGTAACGGTTAAGGAGGTTGAAGGCGGTAAATTTTCGGTAATTGCCAATAATAAACTAAGTGCAGGTGATGTACTTGACGTACACCCGCCTGAAGGTAAATTTATTTTTAAACCTGGAGAGAAAGCAAATAATTACGCAGCCTTTGCGGCAGGTAGTGGAATTACACCGGTACTTTCTATTATAAAAACGGTACTTCGTGATGAACCACATAGTAGGTTTGTACTTACTTACGGAAATAAATCTGTAGACGATACCATTTTTTTTAAAGAACTCCTTAAACTACAAGCAGAATTTCCACATAGATTATTTGTAGAGTTTGTTTACAGTAGAACCAGGGAAGAAAACTCGCATTTTGGTCGTATAGAAACCAGTACAGTAAATTACGTGGTAAAAAATAAATTCAAGGATCATCCTTTTAATAGGTTTTACCTATGCGGCCCTGAAGAGATGATAAACCATGTTTCTGAAGTATTAAAAACTAACGGAGTAAACGAAGATCAAATTCTTTTTGAACTTTTTACAACAACTGCTGAAGAAAAAGAAATTGTAGGGGATACTGATGGCCAAACTGCTGTGACTATTACGGTAGATGATGAAGAATTCACTTTTGCAATGGAGAGAACAGCTGTAGTGCTGGACGTAGCTCTGGAAAATGATATAGATGTTCCTTACTCCTGCCAGGGAGGTATTTGTAGTAGCTGTATGGCCAGAATTACTGAAGGCAAAGCTGAAATGAGCAAGAATCAGATCTTAACAGAAGATGAAATCAATGAAGGATTTATTTTAACCTGCCAGGCGCATCCAACAACTCCAACTCTTAAAGTGGATTTTGACGACGTTTAA
- a CDS encoding DUF5687 family protein, with amino-acid sequence MFKKFVWLEWKSFLRSASFGKSLGLKILMAFLALYFSAMFLILGIALFPMLKEIYPKEDPLRVVNTFALAYFSFELLFRFLLQTLPVIDIKPLMILPFKKWKVVNFILVKSLYSFYNFLPLLLVVPFGLYCILKEGYPVANMLGWMITMYIITLCVNYFNFIIKKRFTENLKALIPVLVLGLILALLDYLSIFQISAYFARLIEYVYINPYLAVVPVLLLILLYLWNYKNLLGKFYLDAGLKGKNRTVNTREFGWTKRFGSIAPFLQQDIKLIWRNKRPKTTIYMSLLLLGYGLIFYPNDTYQEMPAFFVFVGIFITGIFMINFGQFVPSWDSSYYPMIMAQNIPMRQYLASKIGLITFSVVVLFILSTPYVYFGWDILILNFACALYNMGVNAPLLLYAGSFNKKAIDLDKSPFMNYQGTGASQWLVGLPLLLIPIFFFWIINKFINYEIAVGFLAILGGLGLILRPILLTFLAQRYRKRKYVMIQGFKQKGD; translated from the coding sequence ATGTTTAAGAAATTCGTCTGGCTGGAGTGGAAATCCTTTCTAAGATCTGCCAGTTTTGGAAAAAGTTTGGGTTTAAAGATCCTGATGGCTTTTCTTGCTTTGTACTTTTCTGCAATGTTTTTAATTCTGGGAATTGCACTATTTCCAATGTTAAAAGAGATATATCCAAAGGAAGATCCTTTAAGAGTGGTAAACACCTTTGCTCTTGCTTACTTCTCTTTCGAGCTGCTTTTTAGGTTTTTATTACAAACCTTGCCGGTAATAGATATTAAACCACTGATGATCTTACCATTCAAAAAATGGAAAGTGGTGAATTTTATATTAGTTAAATCACTGTATTCTTTTTATAATTTTCTTCCATTATTGCTGGTGGTGCCTTTCGGGCTTTATTGTATTTTGAAAGAAGGTTATCCTGTGGCAAATATGCTGGGATGGATGATCACGATGTACATTATCACCTTATGCGTTAACTATTTCAATTTTATTATTAAGAAACGCTTTACTGAAAATTTGAAAGCACTCATCCCCGTATTGGTACTCGGGTTAATTTTGGCACTACTTGACTATTTGTCGATTTTTCAGATAAGCGCTTATTTTGCGAGGTTGATTGAATATGTATATATCAATCCGTATTTGGCTGTAGTCCCTGTTTTATTGTTGATCCTTCTATATCTATGGAACTATAAAAATCTTTTAGGAAAATTCTATTTAGACGCAGGATTGAAAGGAAAAAACAGAACTGTGAATACCAGGGAATTTGGCTGGACAAAACGATTTGGCAGTATAGCACCATTCCTTCAGCAGGACATTAAACTAATATGGAGAAACAAAAGGCCTAAAACGACTATTTATATGTCGCTTCTTCTGCTTGGATACGGACTGATTTTCTATCCAAATGATACTTATCAGGAAATGCCGGCATTCTTTGTTTTTGTAGGAATTTTTATAACCGGGATTTTTATGATCAATTTCGGGCAGTTCGTTCCCTCCTGGGATTCATCTTATTACCCAATGATCATGGCTCAGAATATTCCGATGAGACAGTACCTGGCATCAAAAATTGGCTTGATCACATTTAGCGTGGTTGTATTATTTATATTATCTACACCTTATGTTTATTTTGGATGGGATATTTTAATCCTGAATTTTGCTTGCGCCCTGTATAACATGGGTGTAAATGCACCACTTTTATTATATGCCGGTTCGTTCAATAAAAAAGCCATAGACCTGGATAAGAGTCCGTTTATGAATTATCAGGGTACGGGTGCCTCCCAGTGGTTGGTTGGTTTACCTTTATTATTGATTCCAATTTTCTTCTTCTGGATCATCAATAAATTTATTAATTATGAAATAGCTGTTGGTTTTCTGGCTATTCTGGGTGGGTTGGGTCTTATCTTAAGACCAATTTTGCTAACATTCCTGGCTCAAAGATATCGCAAAAGAAAATATGTGATGATACAGGGCTTTAAACAAAAAGGAGATTAA
- a CDS encoding ABC transporter ATP-binding protein, translating to MITATNLSKIYNGTKVLDIEHLDIPSGQNFGLVGNNGAGKTTFFSLLLDLIQPTTGNIFNNEITVSQSEDWKPFTSSFIDESFLIGYLTPEEYFYFIGELRNRNKADIDTFLNQFEDLFNGEIIGRKKYLRDLSKGNQKKVGIVAALIGDPDVVILDEPFANLDPTTQIRLKKLLKELSKTTGTTVLISSHDLIHVTEVCERIVVLDKGVIVRDLETSEATLNELEEYFSREIAEG from the coding sequence ATGATTACAGCAACAAATCTTTCAAAAATATATAACGGAACTAAGGTTTTAGATATAGAACATCTGGATATTCCTTCAGGACAAAATTTTGGCCTGGTAGGGAATAATGGTGCAGGAAAAACAACTTTTTTTAGCTTGTTGCTGGATCTAATTCAGCCTACAACGGGTAATATTTTCAACAATGAGATCACTGTAAGTCAAAGTGAAGACTGGAAGCCTTTTACTTCTTCTTTCATCGATGAGAGCTTTTTAATTGGATATTTAACTCCAGAAGAGTATTTCTATTTCATCGGGGAGCTTAGAAACAGAAATAAAGCTGATATTGACACTTTTCTTAACCAGTTTGAAGATCTCTTTAATGGTGAAATTATTGGGCGGAAAAAATATCTGAGAGATCTTTCTAAAGGGAATCAGAAGAAAGTAGGCATCGTTGCCGCTCTAATTGGCGATCCTGATGTAGTGATCCTGGATGAACCTTTTGCAAATCTGGATCCAACCACTCAAATTAGGTTAAAGAAATTACTGAAAGAACTTTCAAAAACTACAGGCACTACGGTGCTTATTTCCAGTCATGATCTTATTCATGTCACTGAAGTTTGTGAACGTATCGTAGTGTTGGATAAAGGTGTTATAGTTCGTGATTTAGAAACTTCAGAAGCTACCCTCAATGAACTTGAAGAATACTTTTCAAGAGAAATCGCAGAGGGCTAA
- a CDS encoding polymer-forming cytoskeletal protein: protein MFSESKKTKSTTNQNEQNRIAAGTLITGEISGKGCFRIEGTLEGSLKTPGKVVISKGGLINGTLECENADIEGNFKGKLLVKEVLSLRGAANIEGEVVAGKLAVEPGAVFNATCEMTGGVKPLKKDNEKRSA from the coding sequence ATGTTTTCTGAAAGCAAAAAGACGAAATCTACAACCAATCAAAACGAACAAAATAGAATAGCTGCCGGGACACTTATTACCGGAGAAATTTCAGGAAAAGGCTGTTTCAGGATTGAAGGAACACTGGAAGGAAGTTTAAAAACACCGGGAAAAGTAGTAATAAGCAAAGGAGGTTTGATTAATGGAACCCTGGAATGCGAGAATGCCGATATTGAAGGGAATTTTAAAGGTAAGTTATTAGTGAAAGAAGTACTTAGTTTAAGAGGAGCTGCAAATATTGAGGGTGAAGTGGTGGCAGGAAAGCTTGCTGTAGAACCCGGGGCGGTCTTCAATGCAACATGCGAAATGACCGGCGGGGTAAAACCTCTTAAAAAAGACAATGAAAAAAGATCAGCGTAA
- a CDS encoding AtpZ/AtpI family protein: MKKDQRNKYLGFVNIALQMGIIIAAGVFLGIWLDEKFPNKYSAYTISLSLLGVFIALYQVYRSVKNLNEDE, translated from the coding sequence ATGAAAAAAGATCAGCGTAATAAATATCTGGGATTTGTTAATATTGCGCTTCAAATGGGCATTATTATAGCTGCCGGAGTATTTCTTGGAATCTGGCTGGACGAAAAATTCCCAAATAAATATTCGGCCTATACGATCTCTCTATCCTTGCTAGGTGTTTTTATAGCGCTCTACCAGGTGTATCGTTCGGTTAAAAATTTGAATGAAGACGAATAA